One genomic window of Haloferax mediterranei ATCC 33500 includes the following:
- the dhaM gene encoding dihydroxyacetone kinase phosphoryl donor subunit DhaM gives MIGLVVVSHSAKAAEGIADVAEQMGGGNARIVPAGGDEDGIGTSPDRIREGIEEADDGDGVVVLVDLGSAVMNAELAIEMAMDVDAIIADAPILEGTLNAAVETTSPKATLDSVVERATDARDYRKLN, from the coding sequence ATGATTGGTCTCGTCGTCGTCTCGCACAGCGCGAAGGCGGCCGAAGGAATCGCTGACGTAGCCGAACAGATGGGCGGCGGCAACGCCCGCATCGTTCCCGCCGGTGGCGACGAAGACGGAATCGGAACGTCGCCCGACCGCATCCGCGAGGGTATCGAGGAAGCCGACGACGGCGATGGTGTCGTCGTTCTCGTCGACCTCGGAAGCGCCGTGATGAACGCCGAACTCGCCATCGAGATGGCGATGGACGTGGATGCGATTATCGCCGACGCCCCGATTCTGGAGGGGACACTCAACGCCGCGGTGGAGACGACGAGTCCGAAGGCGACGCTCGACTCTGTGGTCGAGCGCGCGACAGATGCGCGCGACTACCGGAAGTTGAACTAA
- the glpK gene encoding glycerol kinase GlpK — protein sequence MSGETYVGAIDQGTTGTRFMVFDHDGKVVANAYEKHEQIYPEPGWVEHDANEIWENTKTVINEALNDALLDPEQLEAIGITNQRETTIVWDRETGQPIHNAIVWQDRRTTDRIETLEADGKTDEVRAKTGLEPDAYFSATKAEWILDNSDPIKLQRSRPEDIRDRAAEGELAFGTIDTWLIYKLTGNHITDVTNASRTMLFNIHDMEWDDELLDEFNVPREILPEVRPSSDDDHYGETDASGFLGAEVPVAGALGDQQAALFGQTCFDAGDAKNTYGTGSFMLMNTGEEAVMSEHGLLTTVGFQRSGEPVQYALEGSIFITGAAIEWLEDMTLIENASESEKLARSVDSTDGVYFVPAFAGLGAPHWDQRARGTIVGMTRGTRREHIVRATLESIAFQTRDVAEAMESDSGIDLSSLRVDGGAVKNNFLCQLQSNILDTEIVRPQVDETTALGAAYAAGLAVGYWETMEELRANWQVDREFGPSDPQNVEHRYGRWKEAVDRSLDWARDTEE from the coding sequence ATGTCAGGAGAAACATACGTTGGTGCCATCGACCAAGGTACCACAGGCACGCGCTTCATGGTGTTCGACCACGACGGAAAGGTGGTCGCCAACGCCTACGAGAAGCACGAACAGATTTACCCCGAACCCGGTTGGGTCGAACACGACGCAAACGAGATTTGGGAGAATACGAAGACGGTCATCAACGAGGCGCTCAACGACGCGCTTCTCGACCCGGAACAACTCGAAGCAATCGGTATCACGAACCAGCGCGAGACGACCATCGTCTGGGACCGTGAGACTGGACAGCCGATTCACAACGCCATCGTCTGGCAGGACCGCCGCACGACGGACCGAATCGAGACGCTCGAAGCGGACGGTAAGACGGACGAAGTGCGCGCGAAGACGGGACTCGAACCCGACGCATACTTCTCTGCGACGAAGGCCGAATGGATACTCGATAACTCCGACCCCATCAAGCTTCAGCGCTCGCGACCCGAAGATATCCGCGACCGCGCCGCGGAAGGCGAACTCGCCTTCGGTACCATCGACACGTGGCTCATCTACAAGCTGACGGGTAACCACATCACGGACGTTACCAACGCGTCGCGGACCATGTTGTTCAACATCCACGACATGGAGTGGGACGACGAACTCCTCGACGAGTTCAACGTCCCCCGCGAGATTCTCCCCGAAGTTCGACCGTCGTCTGACGACGACCACTACGGCGAGACCGACGCAAGCGGCTTCCTCGGTGCCGAAGTGCCCGTCGCGGGTGCGCTCGGCGACCAGCAGGCCGCGCTGTTCGGCCAGACCTGTTTCGACGCTGGCGACGCCAAGAACACCTACGGTACCGGTTCGTTCATGCTCATGAACACCGGCGAAGAGGCAGTCATGTCCGAACACGGCCTGCTTACGACCGTCGGCTTCCAGCGTTCCGGCGAACCCGTCCAGTACGCTCTCGAAGGGTCGATTTTCATCACCGGCGCGGCTATCGAATGGCTCGAAGACATGACGCTCATCGAGAACGCCTCCGAGTCCGAAAAGCTCGCTCGGTCGGTCGACTCGACTGACGGCGTCTACTTCGTTCCCGCTTTCGCCGGTCTCGGTGCGCCGCACTGGGACCAGCGTGCCCGTGGGACCATCGTCGGCATGACTCGCGGCACCCGCCGCGAACACATCGTTCGTGCGACGCTCGAATCCATCGCGTTCCAGACGCGCGACGTGGCCGAAGCCATGGAGTCCGACAGCGGTATCGACCTCTCCAGCCTCCGCGTGGACGGCGGAGCGGTCAAGAACAACTTCCTCTGTCAGCTCCAGTCGAATATTCTCGACACCGAAATCGTCCGTCCGCAAGTCGACGAGACGACAGCACTCGGTGCTGCCTATGCCGCGGGTCTCGCCGTCGGCTACTGGGAGACGATGGAAGAACTCCGCGCGAACTGGCAGGTCGACCGCGAGTTCGGTCCCTCGGACCCGCAGAACGTCGAACACCGCTACGGCCGCTGGAAAGAGGCAGTCGACCGCTCGCTGGATTGGGCACGGGACACGGAGGAGTAA
- the dhaK gene encoding dihydroxyacetone kinase subunit DhaK has protein sequence MKKLINEPSAVVDEMLDGMVAAHPVRRLDGTNVLVRDDVPVDGKVAVVSGGGSGHEPTHAGYLGEGMLDGAAAGEVFTSPTADQLDEMIQATDAGEGVLCVVKNYEGDVMNFDTAAEMASMEGIDVEQAVVNDDVAVEDSLYTSGRRGVAGTIFVHKCAGAKAAEGADLAEVKEVAEKVIDNVRTMGMALTSCVTPEKGEPTFDLGEDEIELGIGIHGEPGTERADMMSADEITEHLTENVLSDLDLDEGEEVVTLVNGMGGTPLSELYIVNRKLQSILDDRGIETWDAWVGDYMTSLDMMGCSVSVLRVDDELKELLGAPAETPALTVAE, from the coding sequence ATGAAGAAACTCATCAACGAACCGAGCGCGGTGGTCGACGAGATGCTCGACGGGATGGTGGCCGCACACCCCGTGCGTCGACTCGACGGGACGAACGTCCTCGTCAGAGACGACGTACCGGTCGATGGGAAGGTCGCGGTCGTCTCCGGCGGCGGGTCGGGCCACGAACCGACACACGCGGGCTACCTCGGCGAGGGCATGCTCGACGGCGCGGCGGCCGGTGAGGTGTTCACGTCGCCGACGGCGGACCAACTCGACGAGATGATTCAGGCGACCGACGCGGGCGAGGGAGTTCTCTGTGTCGTCAAGAACTACGAGGGCGACGTGATGAACTTCGACACCGCCGCCGAGATGGCTTCGATGGAAGGCATCGATGTCGAACAGGCCGTCGTCAACGACGACGTCGCGGTGGAAGATTCGCTGTACACGTCGGGTCGCCGTGGCGTTGCGGGCACTATCTTCGTCCACAAGTGCGCCGGTGCGAAGGCAGCAGAGGGAGCGGACCTCGCGGAAGTCAAGGAAGTCGCGGAGAAGGTCATCGACAACGTTCGAACGATGGGGATGGCGCTGACCTCGTGTGTCACGCCCGAGAAGGGCGAACCGACGTTCGACCTCGGCGAGGACGAAATCGAACTCGGTATCGGCATCCACGGCGAACCCGGCACCGAGCGCGCCGACATGATGAGCGCCGACGAGATAACCGAACATCTGACCGAGAACGTCCTTTCGGACCTCGACCTCGACGAAGGCGAGGAAGTCGTCACGTTGGTCAACGGCATGGGTGGCACGCCGCTTTCGGAACTCTACATCGTCAACCGGAAACTCCAGTCCATCCTCGATGACCGCGGCATCGAGACGTGGGACGCGTGGGTCGGCGACTACATGACCTCGCTGGATATGATGGGCTGTTCCGTCTCCGTCCTCCGCGTCGACGACGAACTGAAGGAACTGCTCGGCGCGCCGGCGGAGACGCCCGCGCTCACCGTCGCCGAATAA
- the glpB gene encoding glycerol-3-phosphate dehydrogenase subunit GlpB produces MAITDDVLVIGGGIAACTAALSAAETGARVRLLAHKKSTLRQASGLVDVLGYAGDEGPFSDPYAGLDALPEDHPYHIVGEDGIRDGLRLFDEAVGDAYQGGHTDTNALVMTHGGAVKPTARYPESVAPGLASSSGDMLLVGFENLTDFDAPVAADHLTAAGVPFSVRGVTLEFPKSFRSDAKVTRFAKALDRDESVDGGTARSVLADAIDAELDGETRVGFPAMLGDDHDDEVRDELADRLGVPVFEVPTGPPSLLGLKLEDMLFDALDEAGVRISAGNPAVDFEAEDGRIETVIVDQKSRRTPYEADQIVLATGGLVGKGIDSDREHITEPVFGCHIPHPEDRYEWSEPEAFGSHAFARFGVVPDDELRPTDEDGAVQFENLRAAGGVVGGADIAREKSASGVSLSTGAVAGRLAGEEATQ; encoded by the coding sequence ATGGCGATAACTGACGACGTGCTCGTCATCGGCGGCGGTATCGCCGCCTGTACGGCCGCGCTCTCGGCCGCAGAGACGGGTGCTCGCGTCCGACTTCTCGCACACAAGAAGAGTACGCTCCGGCAGGCCAGCGGTCTCGTGGACGTGCTCGGCTACGCTGGCGACGAGGGTCCATTCTCGGACCCCTACGCCGGTCTCGACGCACTCCCCGAAGACCACCCGTACCACATCGTCGGCGAAGACGGCATTCGCGACGGACTTCGCCTCTTCGATGAGGCTGTCGGCGACGCCTATCAGGGCGGTCACACGGACACGAACGCGCTCGTCATGACCCACGGCGGCGCGGTGAAGCCAACTGCTCGCTACCCCGAGTCGGTCGCACCCGGTCTCGCCAGTTCGTCCGGCGACATGCTCCTCGTCGGGTTCGAGAACCTGACTGACTTCGACGCCCCCGTCGCGGCCGACCACCTCACGGCCGCTGGCGTTCCGTTCTCGGTCCGCGGCGTTACCCTTGAGTTCCCCAAATCGTTCCGCTCCGACGCGAAGGTAACGCGCTTCGCAAAGGCGCTTGACCGCGACGAGTCCGTAGATGGCGGAACGGCTCGGTCCGTCCTCGCCGACGCCATCGACGCCGAACTGGACGGCGAGACTCGCGTCGGGTTCCCGGCGATGCTCGGCGACGACCACGACGACGAGGTCCGCGACGAACTCGCAGACCGACTCGGCGTGCCCGTCTTCGAAGTCCCGACCGGCCCGCCGAGTCTCCTCGGTCTCAAACTCGAAGATATGCTGTTCGACGCCCTCGACGAAGCGGGCGTCCGCATCTCCGCTGGCAACCCGGCGGTCGATTTCGAGGCCGAAGACGGGCGTATCGAGACGGTCATCGTCGACCAGAAAAGCCGCCGAACGCCCTACGAGGCCGACCAAATCGTCCTCGCGACGGGCGGACTCGTCGGGAAGGGAATCGATTCGGACCGCGAACACATCACCGAACCCGTCTTCGGGTGCCACATTCCGCACCCCGAGGACCGCTATGAGTGGTCCGAACCCGAAGCGTTCGGAAGTCACGCATTCGCGCGCTTCGGCGTCGTCCCCGACGACGAACTGCGCCCGACCGACGAAGACGGAGCGGTACAGTTCGAGAACCTGCGTGCGGCGGGCGGCGTCGTCGGCGGCGCCGACATCGCACGCGAAAAATCCGCGAGCGGCGTCTCGCTTTCGACCGGCGCGGTCGCCGGACGCCTCGCGGGAGAGGAGGCAACCCAATGA
- the dhaL gene encoding dihydroxyacetone kinase subunit DhaL, translated as MADVETQRDAVLDALDNVAARLAEEKGYLTDLDSAIGDADHGANMQRGFGEAAEKREAFAEMDPDEVVKNVGTTLISNVGGASGPLYGGSIMFASQELEDGITAETSVAFAEAYLDKVKDRGGAEVGSKTMVDALVPAVHTYKKSIEQDDLPPLTALAKAVDAAERGVEFTVPLKALKGRSSFLDWRSVGHQDPGATSTLFILEELLATAEEYLDGAIDRDAHAGDAARRDE; from the coding sequence ATGGCCGACGTAGAAACACAACGCGACGCGGTGTTAGACGCGCTCGATAACGTGGCGGCGCGACTCGCCGAGGAGAAGGGGTACCTCACCGACCTCGACTCCGCAATCGGCGACGCGGACCACGGCGCGAACATGCAGCGCGGATTCGGCGAGGCGGCCGAAAAGCGCGAAGCGTTCGCCGAGATGGACCCCGACGAGGTCGTGAAAAACGTCGGCACGACGCTCATTTCGAACGTCGGTGGGGCTTCCGGCCCGCTCTACGGCGGGTCTATCATGTTCGCCAGTCAGGAACTCGAAGACGGGATTACCGCGGAAACGTCGGTCGCCTTCGCGGAGGCGTACCTCGACAAGGTCAAAGACCGCGGCGGGGCGGAGGTCGGGTCGAAGACGATGGTGGACGCGCTCGTTCCCGCGGTCCACACCTACAAGAAGTCCATCGAGCAGGACGACCTCCCGCCGCTTACAGCCCTCGCCAAGGCCGTCGATGCGGCCGAACGGGGAGTCGAGTTCACTGTTCCGCTCAAGGCCCTCAAAGGCCGGTCTTCGTTCCTCGATTGGCGTTCTGTCGGTCATCAAGACCCCGGCGCGACGAGCACGCTGTTCATCCTCGAAGAACTGCTTGCGACCGCTGAGGAGTATCTGGACGGTGCGATCGACCGCGACGCCCACGCCGGTGATGCCGCACGGAGGGACGAATGA
- the glpA gene encoding anaerobic glycerol-3-phosphate dehydrogenase subunit GlpA yields the protein MNKSPSVLVIGGGSTGTGIARDLAMRGLDVTLVEKGNLTHGTTGRMHGLLHSGGRYAVSDQASAKECIVENRVLRRIAGHCVEMTGGLFVQRPEDSDEYFQKKLEGCRECGIPAEVLSPEEAREMEPYLAKDIKRAIKVPDGAVDPFRLCVANAASAVEHGARVETHSEVTDVLVEDGEVVGVEVTHQTGTGPYVHGNPGEVEEIYADYVVNATGAWAGQIGDFAGVDVEVRPSKGVMTIMNTRQVDTVVNRCRPKGDADIIVPHETTCILGTTDEEVEDPEDYPEEGWEVDLMIETLSELVPMLEDARTIRSFWGVRPLYEPPGTGTEDPTDITREFFLLDHADRDDLPGMTSIVGGKLTTYRMMAEKISDHVCEKLDVEAECRTADVPLPGSEDFSVLRDYMDDFGLRSPIGRRSVQRLGSRADDVLNSIDPNPVVCECEAVTRAEIQDALDTAGTDLNSVRIQTRASMGNCQGAICCHRMANELAPEYDEAIVRSSLDDLYQERWKGERHAMWGEQLSQAALKHMLHATTMNRDEDPATAETDLDFAAFDDGSPSDGGNTSDSTSGGAVADGGRVAADDEGGANGDN from the coding sequence ATGAATAAATCGCCGAGCGTCCTCGTCATTGGCGGGGGGTCGACTGGTACGGGCATCGCACGGGACCTCGCGATGCGCGGGCTGGACGTGACCCTCGTCGAGAAGGGGAACCTCACACATGGGACGACGGGGCGGATGCACGGGCTCCTCCACAGTGGAGGACGGTACGCGGTGTCCGACCAGGCATCGGCCAAGGAGTGTATCGTGGAAAATCGCGTCCTGCGACGAATCGCGGGACACTGCGTCGAGATGACGGGCGGGCTGTTCGTCCAGCGCCCCGAAGACTCCGACGAGTACTTCCAGAAGAAGTTAGAGGGCTGCCGCGAGTGCGGCATCCCCGCCGAAGTCCTCTCACCCGAAGAGGCCCGCGAGATGGAGCCGTACCTCGCGAAGGACATCAAACGCGCCATCAAGGTCCCTGACGGCGCAGTCGACCCGTTCCGGCTCTGCGTGGCGAACGCCGCGAGCGCCGTCGAACACGGCGCGCGCGTCGAGACGCACTCGGAAGTCACGGACGTGCTGGTCGAAGACGGCGAAGTCGTCGGCGTCGAAGTGACCCACCAAACTGGGACCGGACCATACGTTCACGGGAACCCCGGCGAAGTCGAAGAGATATACGCCGACTACGTCGTCAACGCGACCGGTGCATGGGCAGGTCAGATTGGCGATTTCGCCGGCGTCGACGTCGAAGTCCGGCCATCGAAGGGTGTCATGACCATCATGAACACCCGACAGGTCGACACGGTCGTCAACCGCTGCCGACCGAAGGGTGACGCGGACATCATCGTACCCCACGAGACGACGTGTATTCTCGGGACGACGGACGAAGAGGTCGAAGACCCCGAAGACTACCCCGAAGAAGGCTGGGAAGTCGACCTGATGATAGAGACGCTCTCGGAACTCGTGCCGATGCTGGAAGACGCGCGGACGATTCGGTCGTTCTGGGGCGTCCGCCCGCTGTACGAGCCGCCGGGAACGGGCACGGAGGACCCGACGGACATCACGCGCGAGTTCTTCCTTCTCGACCACGCCGACCGCGACGACCTGCCGGGCATGACGAGCATCGTCGGCGGGAAACTCACGACCTACCGGATGATGGCCGAGAAGATTTCCGACCACGTCTGCGAAAAACTCGACGTCGAAGCCGAGTGCCGCACCGCCGACGTGCCGCTTCCGGGCAGCGAGGACTTCTCCGTCCTTCGTGACTACATGGACGACTTCGGCCTGCGCTCGCCGATTGGCCGTCGCTCGGTCCAGCGACTCGGCTCGCGCGCCGACGACGTGCTCAACAGCATCGACCCGAACCCGGTCGTCTGTGAGTGCGAGGCCGTCACTCGCGCCGAGATTCAGGACGCACTGGACACCGCGGGCACGGACCTCAACTCCGTCCGCATTCAGACGCGCGCCTCGATGGGCAACTGTCAGGGTGCAATCTGTTGTCACCGGATGGCGAACGAACTCGCCCCCGAATACGACGAAGCAATCGTCCGTTCCTCGCTCGACGACCTCTATCAGGAGCGCTGGAAGGGCGAACGCCACGCCATGTGGGGCGAACAACTCTCGCAGGCCGCGCTCAAGCACATGCTCCACGCGACGACGATGAACCGCGACGAAGACCCCGCGACAGCCGAGACGGACCTCGACTTCGCGGCGTTCGACGACGGCAGTCCCTCCGACGGAGGGAACACGTCGGATTCCACATCCGGCGGCGCTGTCGCCGACGGCGGTCGTGTAGCTGCCGACGACGAAGGAGGTGCCAATGGCGATAACTGA
- the ptsH1 gene encoding phosphocarrier protein HPr: protein MERIVSVVPKDGLHARPASQFVETANSFDAEITLGRVDDDSLVPAASMLAVTGLGVSHGEEIRLVADGDDAEAALDALEDVLSTPESGDEASEN, encoded by the coding sequence ATGGAACGCATCGTCTCTGTCGTCCCGAAAGACGGTCTCCACGCCCGTCCTGCATCCCAGTTCGTCGAGACAGCCAATTCATTCGATGCTGAGATTACACTCGGCCGTGTCGATGACGACAGCCTCGTCCCCGCGGCGAGCATGCTCGCTGTGACCGGTCTCGGCGTCTCTCACGGTGAAGAAATCAGACTGGTCGCCGACGGCGACGATGCCGAAGCGGCACTCGACGCGCTCGAAGACGTGCTTTCGACGCCCGAGTCGGGCGACGAAGCGTCGGAGAATTAG
- a CDS encoding anaerobic glycerol-3-phosphate dehydrogenase subunit C, which yields MSDAESPTNPNLNPGAQTDDFEAVEVFPESTDMDLRPGADNCYKCTACDVSCPVAEVDDEFPGPKFQGPEQWRLKRKDDEPVDDSIMSCSNCMRCDDACPSGVPLSQMHNTARGEYVEKEMDKLSREYIRNRILANYGTLAQLGSMFPRLTNAMMGNSLVQMVNEKVLGITSERDFPAFATQTFREWWNERGGPKVRSEEKRVAYFHGCYSNYNTPEVGKAMVRVFESFGYEVVVPKQRCSGTPMFANGMLEDAKRAAGINVENFSGLLNEGYDVIASCTSCSMSLRQEYPELFDIDGIKDVSEHTYEALEYLRIHENLEDELREVSVDDQSFAYHAPCHARNQGLDRQSVELFRELDGVEIEDVGDSCSGISGTYGWKEEKYDKSMQIAADMFDHMEHAQGDVGMTECPTCSMQMEHGTGYDIKHPLQLLEEALV from the coding sequence ATGAGCGACGCAGAGTCACCGACAAATCCGAACCTCAACCCCGGCGCACAGACAGACGACTTCGAAGCGGTCGAGGTGTTCCCCGAGAGCACCGACATGGACCTCCGACCCGGCGCGGACAACTGTTACAAGTGCACCGCCTGTGACGTGTCCTGTCCGGTCGCGGAAGTCGACGACGAGTTCCCCGGTCCGAAGTTCCAAGGCCCGGAACAGTGGCGTCTCAAGCGCAAAGACGACGAACCCGTCGACGACTCCATCATGTCGTGTTCGAACTGCATGCGCTGTGACGACGCCTGTCCGTCGGGCGTCCCGCTCAGCCAGATGCACAACACGGCCCGCGGCGAGTACGTCGAAAAGGAGATGGACAAACTCTCGCGGGAGTACATCCGCAACCGCATCCTCGCCAACTACGGGACGCTCGCCCAACTGGGCAGTATGTTCCCCCGCCTGACGAACGCCATGATGGGGAACTCGCTCGTCCAGATGGTCAACGAGAAAGTGCTCGGTATTACGTCCGAACGTGACTTCCCCGCGTTCGCCACGCAGACGTTCCGCGAGTGGTGGAACGAACGCGGCGGCCCGAAGGTCCGCTCCGAAGAAAAGCGCGTCGCCTACTTCCACGGCTGTTACTCCAACTACAACACGCCCGAAGTCGGCAAGGCGATGGTGCGCGTCTTCGAGTCGTTCGGCTACGAAGTCGTCGTCCCCAAGCAGCGCTGTTCCGGGACGCCGATGTTCGCAAACGGGATGTTGGAGGACGCAAAACGCGCCGCCGGTATCAACGTCGAGAACTTCTCCGGCCTGCTCAACGAGGGCTACGATGTCATCGCGTCGTGTACCTCGTGTTCGATGTCGCTCCGCCAGGAGTACCCCGAACTGTTCGACATCGACGGCATCAAAGACGTATCCGAACACACCTACGAGGCGCTCGAATACCTCCGCATCCACGAGAACCTCGAAGACGAGCTTCGAGAAGTGTCCGTCGACGACCAGTCGTTCGCCTACCACGCGCCGTGTCACGCCCGCAATCAGGGTCTCGACCGGCAGTCAGTCGAACTGTTCCGTGAACTCGACGGCGTCGAAATCGAGGACGTGGGCGACTCCTGTTCCGGCATCTCCGGTACCTACGGCTGGAAGGAAGAGAAATACGACAAGTCGATGCAAATCGCTGCCGACATGTTCGACCACATGGAGCACGCCCAAGGCGACGTCGGGATGACCGAGTGTCCGACGTGTTCGATGCAGATGGAACACGGCACGGGCTACGACATCAAGCACCCGCTGCAGCTCCTCGAAGAAGCGTTAGTCTGA